AGCTGTGCCACTCGCGCTCGGACCTGAGAATGACCCGAGAAAAGAGGAGTTCAAGCAGCTCCAGGAAAAGAAGGGAGAGATTGACAAGTTGGCGCACAAGCAAGTACGGTGTATCCTGTGGTCTGGCTTAGGGTTCTTCATGTGCCAAGTAGGGCTCTTCTTCCGTCTCACATTCTGGGAATTCTCATGGGATGTAATGGAGCCGATCGCCTTCTTCACCACTGCTTCTGGCCTCCTTGTTGGCTACGCCTATTTCCTCGTCACCTCAAGGGACCCGACGTATCAGGACTTTATGGAGAGACTGTTTTTGTCGAGGCAGAGAAAGCTTTGTGCCGGACAGAAGTTTGATATGGAGAGGTATCTGGAGTTGCAGAAGCACTGTAGGTGCCCTCTGGAAGGCCATCACCCTCATGGTCCTAAGCTTCATGGCTTGTGACAGCCAAGGAACTATAGTTTCTCCTCTGTTACCTGATGCTTCACTGTGCATTCTCTAGGTTGTAGTTGTAGCCTTCATCTGAGACTATAGTTCGAGATAGCAACGTGGTCCTGATAGAATGCCTGGATCATATATAAGAGTTACCCTTTAGCTACATATCAAGGGTGAATGGTGAACCAAACTGAATGTTCAGACCTTGCAAATATATCCTGTGTGTTTTGACAGAATGTTTCGAGGACCCTAACGTTCTGAGCTGTGCCGGTATATGTTGCAGGCATAGCCACCAAGAAAACAAGATGACAGTTATGCAAATATCaaagaatatattttttttcttttttcgttTGCTGTGCTTGGTTGCAGGCCCTAAATCCAAATTATGTTAGGCACAGCCGTCTTAATTCTCATTCCTTCACTCTTTGTAATAATGGCTGGATGCACTGCACTGCGATGTAAAAGCAAAAATATTGCtttattcctttatctaaaaaagagaagcaaTCAAGCGAATGAGATTTGTACGACAGAAAGgtccccccaaaaaaaaatgaatgccaTTTGGTAAAACAAACAACCGTCCATTATGCTGTCAATGGGATATCAGCGTCCCACAATAACAATAGCAAGCCTTACGGCAAAGAATTACAAGCGACTGCTCGCTAATTCAAGCAACATTTGCTGTTCCCTGTACACGATGTGCTGCAGTGAGCATTTGCCTTAGTATTGCTCTTATACAATGAGCAAAAgaataaaattaaatattttataCAAAATATCGGCAGCAAGGGGACTGCACTTTTGCAACTCCAAGCAGCAAATGAAAAAGGTCATCCAACCGTGCACAATCGGGTGAAAGAAATCGTCACATATCTTGGTACTCAGAGGTTTCACACTGGTGTCCTGACAGACGCTTacagttgcaagtttttgcagAAGGCATTTCAGTTTATTCTCCTTTTGGAATTTGGGCACTGTCTCCACAGGGTTGTATGCGGGCCATCTCCAGGTCCGGATTGTTTTTCTGTTCACCATAACCTTGTGGTTTAAGCAAATACATGAGGTCAGAGGTTCAAATGTTGAGTTTGGTGCATGTCATGTGATTCTTTATTAGTGAATGTTGCATTCCCTCATGAATATCTCTCCTGTAGTCATGTACTTCCTCCAGTAGCTTTTGTAATTGTGTATCCCCAAATCAAGCCAAGGTTTCATGACACCATTGTAGTGTAGAGTAGCAGCCTTTTCTATATGGTCTTTACTAATTCCATAATCATGTCCAAGGCCTGACTGAACCCATGAGTCCTCCAAAGGGTATATCAGATCTTGAAATGCAAGCATACTAACAGGGAGTGCTTTCAGTCTCTTTGATAGCAGGCTCTCCTTTTGCAACTGTAAGAAAAGCATAGGCAGTGCATCAGAAGAGATATATATTGTAGGTCATGAAAAAGGGTAATTCTCACTATGCCCCTGAAATATCATAGTTCCATTCACGGTCAAATGTCAATGAAACATCAGTGGCATACATGGGAACATCAATTTTTCAGCGGCATACGAGGAATTTATCTGGAAAAAGTAAGATAGCACTAAAGCTACTAGATGAAAACCAAACAAAATTTTCTAAGACAAGCATTGATAATTTAAGGTGAATTCTTTGGATAGGACTAAGGGGAATGGTGAGTTCTACTGACCTTTTGGAGTGATTGATCATACAAACTGGTGACATGGAGGTCCCTCCATTTTTCCAATTCAATGACATTCAGACCAGACAACCACACACATGCATCGGAGTTGAAACTATGTTCAGAAATATAAGATCTTAGCTGTCCTAATTTAACTCCACAGAACTGGACAGCACCAATCACTTTGCCATCCATATTGAGGTTCCACAGAGATGACAAATCTTTCTGGACAATCAAATCATCATCCAGAACAACTACTCTATTCAAACCAGGAAGAAGGTCAGGCAACAGGAAATGTGAATGGCCAAAAACAGATATGTACTCAGTTTTCATCTGCCTCAGGGAAGGTTCAGAATAATTACGAATTGTGACACGGAATTCCTCTGAAGGCAATAATTGTTGCATCTCTGCATGCTTTGGGAGTTTCAGATGATCCTCAATGTTAGTTACATGAACAGTAGCCTCCGAGTATGAATTTCTCTCAAACCAATGCTTCATCGCATAAAAATTTTGCGCATCAGTGAACAAATGGAAAACAATGCTGCCAGAATCCTGAAATGTGTTCGATTACAGAAGTTAGCAATCAGACGGATATCTCAACACGTTTTcagttttttcttcttcaaaatAACAGTATACCTGGCAATTTAAAACTGTTGAATTAATAGTGGTTGAAACTGCAAGTACGTTTCTGGAAAATATTACGTAGTGCTGGAAGGCAGGACTTTCAAGCTTCTGCCTATTTTGTTGGTCAGTGCGAATTGATCTAGATTTGAAATATTCTAATGTTAATCTCATGTTCAAGCAATGATGAGTTTTTGGCATAGTCTGGACACCAAGATGATATAGAATTGCACTCTGTCTTGTATGGAAATaagcttcatcttcagttatATCAAGTAGCTGCCTAAGTTTCCGTTCAACATTAGAGCATCCTACTTCACAAGACTTGGCTCTCTCAATCGTGTGCTCCATTttctctagcttctttgcaaAACTGAAAAGATCAAGCAGGCATTACCTTCAGAAACAATTTGAGAAcagaataaataaaaataatttggaatgcaatattttgcaaaattaAATCACACGCATCATAATGATCTATGCTACATTCTTCATAGATCATAgttcatacaacaacaacaacaacatagccttttttcccaagcaagttggggtaggctagagatgaaacccgaaagaaataagttcaaggttcaggcacattgatagctagtctccaagcgctcctatccaaaactatctctttagagatattccaatc
This genomic interval from Panicum virgatum strain AP13 chromosome 8K, P.virgatum_v5, whole genome shotgun sequence contains the following:
- the LOC120646009 gene encoding probable galacturonosyltransferase 7 isoform X2, which produces MNMKGHQQHSSPLLLPPNKRRCTALAAAVPALVVCSILLPLVFLLGLHRPGYGSEEHAAVVISTLAGVGARNKQHLENGGAMKHKLLKDVSKKKTSGSNGILVEKSTRSKSKAKLKGAFSLVELNNDTFESIGPHMLKRYQRKDLSGRSKESDTVLQQDTVVNGKQNRGQETVHEGNPKSCEHEYGSYCLWSTEHREVMKDAIVKRLKDQLFIARAHYPSIAKIKQRERFTRELKQSIQEHERMLSDTITDADLPTVFAKKLEKMEHTIERAKSCEVGCSNVERKLRQLLDITEDEAYFHTRQSAILYHLGVQTMPKTHHCLNMRLTLEYFKSRSIRTDQQNRQKLESPAFQHYVIFSRNVLAVSTTINSTVLNCQDSGSIVFHLFTDAQNFYAMKHWFERNSYSEATVHVTNIEDHLKLPKHAEMQQLLPSEEFRVTIRNYSEPSLRQMKTEYISVFGHSHFLLPDLLPGLNRVVVLDDDLIVQKDLSSLWNLNMDGKVIGAVQFCGVKLGQLRSYISEHSFNSDACVWLSGLNVIELEKWRDLHVTSLYDQSLQKLQKESLLSKRLKALPVSMLAFQDLIYPLEDSWVQSGLGHDYGISKDHIEKAATLHYNGVMKPWLDLGIHNYKSYWRKYMTTGEIFMRECNIH
- the LOC120646009 gene encoding probable galacturonosyltransferase 7 isoform X1 — translated: MNMKGHQQHSSPLLLPPNKRRCTALAAAVPALVVCSILLPLVFLLGLHRPGYGSEEHAAVVISTKLAGVGARNKQHLENGGAMKHKLLKDVSKKKTSGSNGILVEKSTRSKSKAKLKGAFSLVELNNDTFESIGPHMLKRYQRKDLSGRSKESDTVLQQDTVVNGKQNRGQETVHEGNPKSCEHEYGSYCLWSTEHREVMKDAIVKRLKDQLFIARAHYPSIAKIKQRERFTRELKQSIQEHERMLSDTITDADLPTVFAKKLEKMEHTIERAKSCEVGCSNVERKLRQLLDITEDEAYFHTRQSAILYHLGVQTMPKTHHCLNMRLTLEYFKSRSIRTDQQNRQKLESPAFQHYVIFSRNVLAVSTTINSTVLNCQDSGSIVFHLFTDAQNFYAMKHWFERNSYSEATVHVTNIEDHLKLPKHAEMQQLLPSEEFRVTIRNYSEPSLRQMKTEYISVFGHSHFLLPDLLPGLNRVVVLDDDLIVQKDLSSLWNLNMDGKVIGAVQFCGVKLGQLRSYISEHSFNSDACVWLSGLNVIELEKWRDLHVTSLYDQSLQKLQKESLLSKRLKALPVSMLAFQDLIYPLEDSWVQSGLGHDYGISKDHIEKAATLHYNGVMKPWLDLGIHNYKSYWRKYMTTGEIFMRECNIH
- the LOC120646009 gene encoding probable galacturonosyltransferase 7 isoform X4; this encodes MNMKGHQQHSSPLLLPPNKRRCTALAAAVPALVVCSILLPLVFLLGLHRPGYGSEEHAAVVISTLAGVGARNKQHLENGGAMKHKLLKDVSKKKTSGSNGILVEKSTRSKSKAKLKGAFSLVELNNDTFESIGPHMLKRYQRKDLSGRSKDTVVNGKQNRGQETVHEGNPKSCEHEYGSYCLWSTEHREVMKDAIVKRLKDQLFIARAHYPSIAKIKQRERFTRELKQSIQEHERMLSDTITDADLPTVFAKKLEKMEHTIERAKSCEVGCSNVERKLRQLLDITEDEAYFHTRQSAILYHLGVQTMPKTHHCLNMRLTLEYFKSRSIRTDQQNRQKLESPAFQHYVIFSRNVLAVSTTINSTVLNCQDSGSIVFHLFTDAQNFYAMKHWFERNSYSEATVHVTNIEDHLKLPKHAEMQQLLPSEEFRVTIRNYSEPSLRQMKTEYISVFGHSHFLLPDLLPGLNRVVVLDDDLIVQKDLSSLWNLNMDGKVIGAVQFCGVKLGQLRSYISEHSFNSDACVWLSGLNVIELEKWRDLHVTSLYDQSLQKLQKESLLSKRLKALPVSMLAFQDLIYPLEDSWVQSGLGHDYGISKDHIEKAATLHYNGVMKPWLDLGIHNYKSYWRKYMTTGEIFMRECNIH
- the LOC120646009 gene encoding probable galacturonosyltransferase 7 isoform X3, with the translated sequence MNMKGHQQHSSPLLLPPNKRRCTALAAAVPALVVCSILLPLVFLLGLHRPGYGSEEHAAVVISTKLAGVGARNKQHLENGGAMKHKLLKDVSKKKTSGSNGILVEKSTRSKSKAKLKGAFSLVELNNDTFESIGPHMLKRYQRKDLSGRSKDTVVNGKQNRGQETVHEGNPKSCEHEYGSYCLWSTEHREVMKDAIVKRLKDQLFIARAHYPSIAKIKQRERFTRELKQSIQEHERMLSDTITDADLPTVFAKKLEKMEHTIERAKSCEVGCSNVERKLRQLLDITEDEAYFHTRQSAILYHLGVQTMPKTHHCLNMRLTLEYFKSRSIRTDQQNRQKLESPAFQHYVIFSRNVLAVSTTINSTVLNCQDSGSIVFHLFTDAQNFYAMKHWFERNSYSEATVHVTNIEDHLKLPKHAEMQQLLPSEEFRVTIRNYSEPSLRQMKTEYISVFGHSHFLLPDLLPGLNRVVVLDDDLIVQKDLSSLWNLNMDGKVIGAVQFCGVKLGQLRSYISEHSFNSDACVWLSGLNVIELEKWRDLHVTSLYDQSLQKLQKESLLSKRLKALPVSMLAFQDLIYPLEDSWVQSGLGHDYGISKDHIEKAATLHYNGVMKPWLDLGIHNYKSYWRKYMTTGEIFMRECNIH